TTTTGATTTCTCATCTGTAAGGCAACTTGCAACAGTAATGTCGACTTACCTATTCCTGGTTCTCCTCCCAAAAGAACAATTGATCCGGGAACAAGTCCACCACCTAAAACCCTATTCAATTCTTGATTTTGAGTATCAATACGTCTTATTTGTCCTAACTCAATTTCTGAGATTTTTTTAGGTTGAGCTTTAGCCTCCTGCATTTCGGGAATAGCCCATTGTTCTTTAGTCGGATTTTTTTGAACTACCTCTTCAACAAAGGTATTCCATTGCCCACAGGAGGTACATTTTCCTACCCATTTTGGTGATTCGGCACCACAATTCTGACAAAAGAATGTTGTTTTAATTTTAGCCATGAAAAATTATTCTTGAATGTACGAAGGTATGATATTCGACCTGAAATACCAATATATAAATGTAAAACGATTATCCCTCTTTGATTTTTTGTTCGATGGCAGTGGTAGAATAACCCGATAAAAATTCTATTGTTTTAATTTCTCCACCTCGAGCTTTTACAATATCGTAACCCACAATTTCCTCCGGTTTATAATCGGCACCTTTTACAAGAACATGTGGCTGTACCTTACGAATTAATTCTAAAGGAGTTTCTTCATCGAAAAGTATAAGAGCATCGACAAATTCTAAAGCAGCAAGAATAATCAGTCGGCTATCCTCATCTTGCAAGGGTCTGTTATTCCCTTTTATCTTACTAACTGAAGCGTCGGTATTTACCCCAATAAAAAGGATATCGCCTAAATCGGCTGCCTTAGAAAGATATTCGATATGACCTCTATGCAAAATATCGAAACAACCATTAGTAAAAACAATTTTCTTTTTTTGCTGTTCCCATTTATTTAACAAAACAGTTAAAGATTCCTGACTTTGGATTTTTGATTTGATTTTTGCTAGCTTACTCATTTCGGGGTTTTGTTTTCACCAAAATTAACAGAATATAAGATATCAACCCAACAACTATAATCATTATTGTTTGAGCGGCATGATTTGCCGTTGCATATGCTGCCGCAGCTTTTACCGGCACTTCGTATAATTGACTTAGCAATTCAGTTATAATAAAATGATAAGACCCAATACCTCCGGGGACAGGTGCTACAACCCCCAAACTACCTATTCCGAGTACGGTTATCCCATCTGTAAAAGTTAAAAATGAAGTTTCGGCAAAAGCGTAAAAAGGTAAAACAATCATTAAAAGATAGAGAAGCCAGATAGCAAAAGTATATAGGAAAAACAGTATCTTTTGTTTGAGTTTAGCAATACTCTTCAAGCCATCCATAAAACCATCGATAAACGATTCTATTTTTCCATAAACTGTAGTTGTTTTTAACCAAGGCTTTAGTTTTCTAAAAATAAAAAGAGAAAGTAAAATAAGTAAAACCAAGCCTAATACAACAACAATTATTACCATAAAATTGCCATAATATGCTCCCAAAAATGGTTTAACAAGAATTTCGTTTAAAAAGCCACCTATTATTTGAATTTGGGTTACTACTACCATAACGATAATAAACAGTAAAACCACTAAATCAAAAACACGTTCGGCTATTACTGTTCCGAATAATGCATTAAATGGTATATTTTCTTTTTTACTTAAAAAGCCACAACGGGTAACTTCTCCTAAACGAGGAAGAGCTAAGTTTGCCAAATAGCCCATCATAACAGAGTAAAAAGTGGTTGAAGTACGCGTTTTATATCCCATTTGTTCGATGAGTAAATTCCAGCGAAGGGCTCTAAAAATGTGGCTGAGAATGGCCAAAATAATTGCAACCAAAAACCACCAATAATTTGCTGTTTTTAGCTCTTCCCAAAGCTCATTAAAAGCCAAACCACGGAAAGCTAAAAATAATAGAGCTACTCCAAGAGCAATAAAAAATAAATATTTTAAAACAGAAATAACTATTCCTTTCACCTATAGCGGAATTTTGTTATTATCGTCGGGAAAGATAATCAAAGGTTTATGCTTTTTAGCCTCTTCAAAATCCATACTGGCATAAGAAACGATAATAATCTTATCTGTAATGGCAACTTTACGGGCAGCAGCTCCATTAATACCAATTACACCACTGGCACGTTCGCCTTTAATTACGTAAGTATCAAAACGATTTCCATTAGTAATATTATAAATATGAACACGCTCATTTTCAATGATATTAACAGCATCCATAAGATCTTCGTCTATGGTGATACTACCAATATATTCAAGATTGGCTTCTGTAATACCAACACGATGAATTTTAGATTTTAAAACTTCAATATACATAAGGCTGCAAAATTAACCATTATTTTATAATATTGTCAAGCTGTAACACTATTTAGAAATGATTTTTAAAAACTTCTTAGTATTAAAAGCTCTAAAGCTCCAAATTATCTATTAAACGAACATCCCCCAAAAAGGCAGCAGCACATACTACGGGATAATTTGTTTGATTCCAATCACTTATGGATTGAAGATTATTTCCATCAACAATTTGAATATATTCAACACTAAAGTTTGTCTTTAACATATTAATTGCTTCGCTTTCCAAATGAGCCGGATCGAAAGCATTTTTGTTCTGTTTTATAAAATTTAGTGCTTTAGAAAGCTCAACGGCAGTCTTACGCTCTTGTTTTGATAGTCGTGTATTTCGCGAACTCATAGCTAAACCGTCTTTTTCGCGAACGGTATCTAATCCAATAATATGAAT
This sequence is a window from Bacteroidales bacterium. Protein-coding genes within it:
- the rfaE2 gene encoding D-glycero-beta-D-manno-heptose 1-phosphate adenylyltransferase — translated: MSKLAKIKSKIQSQESLTVLLNKWEQQKKKIVFTNGCFDILHRGHIEYLSKAADLGDILFIGVNTDASVSKIKGNNRPLQDEDSRLIILAALEFVDALILFDEETPLELIRKVQPHVLVKGADYKPEEIVGYDIVKARGGEIKTIEFLSGYSTTAIEQKIKEG
- a CDS encoding flippase-like domain-containing protein; the protein is MKGIVISVLKYLFFIALGVALLFLAFRGLAFNELWEELKTANYWWFLVAIILAILSHIFRALRWNLLIEQMGYKTRTSTTFYSVMMGYLANLALPRLGEVTRCGFLSKKENIPFNALFGTVIAERVFDLVVLLFIIVMVVVTQIQIIGGFLNEILVKPFLGAYYGNFMVIIVVVLGLVLLILLSLFIFRKLKPWLKTTTVYGKIESFIDGFMDGLKSIAKLKQKILFFLYTFAIWLLYLLMIVLPFYAFAETSFLTFTDGITVLGIGSLGVVAPVPGGIGSYHFIITELLSQLYEVPVKAAAAYATANHAAQTIMIIVVGLISYILLILVKTKPRNE
- a CDS encoding aspartate 1-decarboxylase; the protein is MYIEVLKSKIHRVGITEANLEYIGSITIDEDLMDAVNIIENERVHIYNITNGNRFDTYVIKGERASGVIGINGAAARKVAITDKIIIVSYASMDFEEAKKHKPLIIFPDDNNKIPL